The Linepithema humile isolate Giens D197 chromosome 2, Lhum_UNIL_v1.0, whole genome shotgun sequence genome has a segment encoding these proteins:
- the LOC136997733 gene encoding uncharacterized protein, producing MERDLTVRAVNIKTLGEFLPWDYECDEYLDSLREKCRKRQRTGVVNSLVAQIVRLEGVRKIIQERFVPIGAGYGGYEKKGYTWKEIETAFRNRVLTGAVVNHEYINPREFLGEIRNTVIERIQGVMMEHNSVKINTAFNGEFIAGDKTAVKTIATKNQEIYPTSDLNEWYTKHVVDVIQASLEEFQERDSGWALSRILNLTINVNKLNPLRAGCHIELPQKIMLKKAVVNVKSNDNACFAWAVVAALYPTKRNSERTIEYPHYSTVLNLCGIEFPVTLPQISKFEKLNTISVNVFTTQDSKIVPLRLTDDKKEKHVNLLYVCKNNNAHFACIKNLSRLVSSQLSKHTHKMYICDR from the coding sequence ATGGAGCGCGATCTCACCGTACGAGCAGTGAATATCAAAACGTTGGGAGAGTTTCTCCCATGGGACTACGAGTGCGACGAGTACCTCGATTCTCTGAGGGAAAAATGTCGCAAGAGACAACGAACCGGAGTAGTGAACTCTCTGGTGGCGCAAATTGTGCGTCTGGAGGGTGTGAGGAAGATCATTCAAGAGCGTTTTGTGCCCATCGGTGCTGGATACGGCGGATACGAGAAGAAGGGCTACACGTGGAAGGAGATCGAGACGGCGTTTAGGAACCGTGTGCTGACGGGTGCGGTTGTCAATCACGAATACATCAATCCTCGTGAATTTTTGGGAGAGATAAGAAATACCGTCATCGAACGGATCCAGGGCGTCATGATGGAACACAACAGCGTCAAGATTAACACCGCGTTCAACGGGGAATTCATCGCGGGCGACAAGACTGCCGTGAAGACCATCGCCACGAAGAATCAAGAGATATATCCAACATCTGATCTAAACGAGTGGTACACGAAGCATGTGGTTGACGTCATACAGGCATCTCTGGAGGAGTTTCAGGAACGTGATAGCGGATGGGCGTTGTCACGTATCCTGAACCTAACAATCAACGTCAACAAGTTGAATCCTCTACGCGCGGGATGCCACATCGAGTTACCGcagaaaattatgttaaaaaaggCGGTGGTCAACGTGAAATCAAATGATAATGCGTGCTTCGCGTGGGCAGTCGTCGCCGCTCTATATCCGACGAAAAGAAATTCGGAAAGGACGATAGAATACCCACATTACTCGACGGTGCTCAACCTGTGCGGCATAGAGTTCCCCGTGACGCTTCcgcaaatatcaaaattcgaGAAACTGAACACCATCTCCGTCAACGTCTTTACCACCCAAGACTCCAAAATCGTCCCTCTGCGGCTCACCGACGACAAAAAGGAGAAGCACGTCAACCTGCTCTACGTGTGTAAAAACAACAATGCACACTTTGCGTGTATAAAGAACCTGTCGCGGTTGGTGAGCTCACAACTGAGCAAGCACAcacataaaatgtacatttgcgatcggtaa
- the LOC136997872 gene encoding uncharacterized protein, giving the protein MNDCAVVLPSEDDKWLTFRNYNRKERLPFVVYADLECTLEKKDGQDGTTYAYQHHNVFSVGYYVSCTYDNSLSGYKSYRGEDCVAWLVNELHNLAHRVKAIRTTIVPMADLTPEESEKFRSTATCHVCEKPFTPDDTRVRDHCHLTGRYRGPAHSSCNLNYKDSHVIPVIFHNLSGYDAHFIIKDVANAFEGNIDLLPLTKERYISFTKNVKDTEDENSKICVKLRFIDSFRFLSTSLEKLASYLTTDELKITRSEFSHLSAEHFNLLTRKGVFPYEYVDSVDKLRDTSLPSRESFYSSLTGETVSESDYAHATNVWQTFSIEDLGQYSDLYLKTDVLLLADIFENFRNTCIKSYGLDPAQYYTLPGYTWDAMLKYTGIKFELLTDIDMVLFVERGIRGGLSQCSNRYAAANNKYMSSYDPSEPSSYLLYYDVNNLYGWAMCQPLPYAKFRWVDDVASFDVMSVASDSATGYVLEVDLEYPVNLHDAHADLPFCPTRDKPPGKLEVKLLATLNACYMACELQRFTAYCNSRNLHGSADT; this is encoded by the exons ATGAACGATTGCGCCGTCGTTCTCCCCAGCGAGGACGACAAGTGGCTGACGTTCCGCAATTACAACCGGAAGGAGCGGCTCCCGTTTGTTGTATACGCCGATCTCGAATGTACGCTCGAGAAGAAGGATGGACAAGACGGCACCACATACGCCTATCAGCATCACAATGTGTTTAGCGTAGGATATTATGTAAGTTGCACGTACGATAATTCTTTATCCGGGTATAAGTCGTATCGCGGTGAGGATTGCGTGGCGTGGCTCGTCAATGAACTGCACAATTTGGCGCACCGCGTGAAAGCGATCCGCACCACCATCGTCCCCATGGCGGATCTTACGCCGGAGGAATCGGAAAAATTCCGTAGCACCGCGACGTGTCACGTGTGCGAGAAACCGTTTACACCGGATGATACGCGGGTGCGCGATCATTGTCATCTTACCGGGCGTTATCGAGGTCccgcgcactcgtcgtgcaatttaaattacaaagactcccacgttatcccggtgatatttcacaatttatccggttacgacgcgcatttcatCATCAAAGATGTTGCCAATGCTTTCGAAGGCAACATTGATTTACTGCCGCTGACGAAAGAACGTTACATTTCATTCACTAAAAACGTTAAAGATACGGAGGatgaaaattccaaaatttgcgTGAAATTACGATTTATCGATTCATTCAGATTTCTCAGTACAAGTCTTGAAAAATTAGCATCTTATCTGACAACGgacgaattaaaaattacacgatCGGAATTTAGCCATTTATCCGCGGAACATTTCAATCTGCTTACTCGGAAAGGTGTGTTTCCCTACGAGTACGTCGACagcgtcgacaagctccgggacacaagcctaccatcgcgcgaatcgttttacagctcgctcaccggagaaacagtatccgagagcgattacgcgcacgcgacaaacgTCTGGCAAACCTTTTCGATCGAAGATCTAGGTCAATACAgcgatttgtatttgaaaacagacgttcttttgttggcggatattttcgaaaatttccgAAACACGTGTATAAAGAGTTACGGTTTAGATCCCGCTCAGTATTACACATTACCGGGGTACACGTGGGACGCTATGTTGAAGTACACGGGCATCAAGTTCGAGTTGCTCACAGACATTGATATGGTGCTGTTTGTCGAGCGCGGTATACGCGGCGGTCTCAGCCAATGCTCCAACCGATACGCCGCCGCCAACAACAAATACATGTCATCGTATGATCCATCGGAACCGTCATCGTACCTATTGTACTATGATGTAAACAACTTGTACGGCTGGGCAATGTGTCAACCGTTGCCCTACGCCAAATTTCGATGGGTCGATGATGTCGCGAGCTTTGACGTAATGTCCGTTGCATCCGATTCGGCTACCGGTTACGTGCTGGAAGTCGATCTCGAGTATCCGGTGAATCTTCACGACGCGCACGCCGACCTGCCGTTCTGCCCGACGCGCGATAAGCCGCCCGGCAAGCTGGAGGTCAAGTTACTCGCAACGCT CAATGCGTGCTACATGGCCTgcgaattgcaaagattcaccgcgtactgcaattcgcgcaatctccaTGGCTCCGCGGATACATAG
- the LOC136997734 gene encoding uncharacterized protein: protein MNNAVFGKTMENVRNHTDVRLVTQWEGRYGAEAMIAKPNFHSRSVFSEDLVAVELRKLEVKFDKPIYVGMCILDISKTCLYEFHYEYMAPLYRDNCKIMYTDTDSLIYFLQCEDAYRDMKRDISKFDTSDYSENNVYGIPRANKKVPGLMKDENNGAIMTEFVGLRAKMYALRVTGQKDVKKVKGVKKNVVARTIMFDDYTRCLNDEIELTRRQSCIRSKMHEVYTVSESKLALSPYDDKRHVVSESTDTLPWGHYKIQL, encoded by the coding sequence atgaacaacgcggttttcggcaaaaccatggagaatgtgcgaaatcaTACGGATGTACGGCTCGTTACACAGTGGGAGGGTCGGTACGGAGCGGAGGCTATGATCGCGAAACCGAATTTCCACAGCCGAAGCGTGTTCTCGGAGGATCTAGTCGCCGTAGAGTTGCGAaaactcgaagtgaaattcgacaagccgatctacgtgggtatgtgcatcctcgacatatccaagacctgcttgtacgagtttcactacgagtacatggcgcctctctaccgcgacaattgcaaaattatgtataccgataccgacagtctgatatactttctacaatgcgaggacgcgtatcgggatatgaaacgcgatatttcaaaatttgacaCGAGCGACTACTCCGAGAACAACGTTTACGGTATACCGCGCGCCAACAAGAAAGTACCCGGTCTGATGAAAGACGAGAACAACGGCGCGATCATGACGGAATTTGTCGGACTGAGAGCGAAGATGTACGCGTTGAGAGTCACCGGACAAAAAGATGTCAAAAAAGTTAAAGgcgtaaagaaaaatgtagtCGCCAGAACTATAATGTTCGACGATTACACTCGGTGTCTCAACGACGAAATCGAGCTAACACGGCGTCAATCGTGCATCCGCTCAAAGATGCACGAGGTGTACACCGTGTCGGAGTCAAAGCTCGCGCTCAGTCCGTACGATGATAAGCGACACGTCGTATCCGAATCCACCGATACTCTACCATGGGGACATTACAAGatacaattgtaa